One genomic region from uncultured Cohaesibacter sp. encodes:
- a CDS encoding PAS domain-containing hybrid sensor histidine kinase/response regulator, with protein sequence MLQGWMVVLTTLLYIGLLFAIASYGDHRARNKTAAQRHPSLYALSLAVYCTSWTFFGSVGMAKASGLDFLTIYIGPVIVFTLGYPLVWRIIRLSKTERITSIADFLGARYGKNQQVAAVATIIAVVGTMPYIALQLKAVATSVATLIQHMNIAFPTGSVPVLADIAFFVALAMAVFAILFGTRHADATEHQGGLILAVAAESVVKLFAFLTVGLFVTFWIFDGPFDLFAKAAEAGISIHGVEDGPDAIHWIVLSMLSASAALLLPRQFHVAVVENTSKKSLVRATWLFPLYLVGINLFVIPITLAGQLVLGPGVDADSYVLSLPMAVNADAITLIAFLGGLSAATAMVIISSVALAIMISNDLVIPLILRRHADTAIDAPDMGRLLLNVRRISILVLFTLAYAFYRLAVNNSSLAQIGLIAFAAMAQFLPALAGGLIWKRANARGAIAGLVTGFIIWGYTLLLPMFAQSGLFPTSFMTQGPFGIEFLKPQALLGTDLPPLLHGVFWSILFNIIAYSAGSVSRRPELIERLQANLFVPDELRPSPSLRLWRSMLSVGDLEDMVARYLGAERTQRSFRSHAQQRDILYDRNMEVDPLFMRFAEQLLASAIGAASSRLLMSLLIKKRESAPKGTMKLLDDASEALHYNRDLLQTALNHVRQGIAVFDADLRLTLWNRPFRDLLRIPADFGQVGTPLSSVLSHIAARGDLGEGSVEDLVSHRLDLIVVQQAPYQESMASSGLTLDIRANSMPDGGIVITFTDVSERVRAERALEAANESLERRVKDRTRELMHLNDALRSAKQAAEEASVSKTRFLAAAGHDIMQPMNAARLYTTALVNRLEALSKADEDNAGLAESAVMSTNIDSSLEAVEDILAALLDIARLDSGAMKPQLSAFPIDEMLDRMRIDFEPLAQEKGLKLRIVSCGLHVRSDKHLLRRLLQNLISNAIKYTPKGTVLVGCRRLDSAIEVQVHDTGVGIPPEQQEEIFLEFQRLDEGARIASGLGLGLSIVDRISKVLDHPIRLMSTPGQGSAFAIKLPAFRLLHSASRAEAPRSMANQPLSDLRILCVDNEPVIQDGMKVMLEGWGCDVMIASSLEEAEKVLEESEKVPDGILIDYHLDEMLGTEACEKLRAKFGQEIAASLITADRTTEVRDEAKSKDMAILNKPVKPAQLRALLNTWNMTAIRKRGQ encoded by the coding sequence ATGCTTCAGGGCTGGATGGTTGTTCTCACAACCCTTCTCTATATCGGGCTTCTGTTTGCCATCGCGTCTTACGGAGACCATCGGGCGCGAAACAAGACAGCGGCTCAACGCCATCCTAGCCTTTATGCGCTCTCTCTGGCGGTCTATTGTACCAGCTGGACCTTCTTTGGGTCTGTTGGCATGGCAAAGGCCAGCGGGCTAGATTTCCTGACGATCTATATCGGCCCTGTCATCGTCTTTACCCTCGGCTATCCCCTCGTCTGGCGCATCATCCGGCTTTCCAAAACCGAGCGCATCACCTCGATCGCAGACTTTCTGGGCGCGCGCTATGGCAAGAACCAGCAAGTTGCAGCCGTTGCAACCATTATCGCCGTGGTGGGCACAATGCCCTATATTGCGCTGCAGCTCAAAGCCGTTGCCACGTCGGTTGCCACGCTGATCCAGCATATGAATATCGCCTTCCCCACCGGGTCTGTGCCCGTGTTGGCCGATATCGCCTTCTTTGTCGCCCTTGCCATGGCTGTCTTTGCCATTCTGTTCGGCACGCGCCATGCGGATGCCACCGAGCATCAGGGAGGCCTCATTCTGGCCGTTGCGGCGGAAAGCGTCGTCAAACTGTTTGCCTTTCTGACAGTTGGGCTGTTCGTCACCTTCTGGATTTTCGATGGACCGTTTGACCTGTTCGCAAAGGCTGCCGAAGCGGGCATCTCCATCCATGGAGTGGAAGATGGGCCGGATGCGATCCACTGGATTGTGTTGTCCATGCTCTCGGCCAGCGCGGCTCTGCTTCTACCGCGCCAATTTCATGTCGCCGTGGTCGAGAATACCTCCAAGAAATCTCTGGTTCGGGCCACATGGCTGTTTCCGCTTTATCTGGTCGGCATCAACCTGTTTGTCATTCCCATTACACTGGCCGGACAGCTTGTGCTTGGCCCCGGCGTGGATGCTGACAGCTATGTGCTGAGCCTGCCGATGGCCGTCAATGCGGATGCGATCACGTTGATCGCCTTTCTGGGCGGTCTTTCTGCCGCAACTGCGATGGTCATCATCTCCTCGGTCGCGCTGGCCATCATGATCTCCAATGATCTGGTCATTCCGCTCATTCTGCGGCGCCATGCCGATACTGCCATTGATGCGCCGGATATGGGGCGTTTGCTGCTCAATGTCAGGCGCATCTCGATCCTTGTGCTGTTCACTCTGGCCTATGCCTTCTATCGGTTGGCGGTCAACAACAGCTCCCTGGCTCAGATCGGGTTGATTGCCTTTGCCGCCATGGCGCAGTTTCTCCCAGCCCTTGCCGGAGGGCTCATCTGGAAGCGGGCCAATGCGCGCGGCGCGATTGCCGGTCTGGTAACGGGCTTCATCATCTGGGGCTATACATTGCTTTTGCCAATGTTTGCCCAGTCGGGACTGTTCCCGACCAGCTTCATGACCCAAGGCCCCTTCGGGATCGAGTTTCTCAAGCCACAAGCCCTGTTGGGGACGGACCTGCCGCCTTTGCTGCATGGTGTTTTCTGGAGCATCCTGTTCAACATCATCGCCTATTCGGCTGGCTCGGTTTCCCGTCGGCCGGAATTGATCGAGCGTTTGCAGGCGAACCTGTTCGTGCCGGATGAATTGCGCCCCTCCCCAAGCTTGCGTCTTTGGCGCTCCATGCTGTCTGTCGGCGACCTGGAAGACATGGTCGCGCGCTATCTGGGGGCCGAGCGCACGCAACGCAGCTTCCGCTCCCATGCCCAGCAGCGCGACATCCTTTATGACCGCAATATGGAGGTGGACCCGCTCTTTATGCGCTTTGCCGAGCAGTTGCTGGCCAGCGCCATTGGGGCGGCCTCCTCCCGACTTTTGATGAGCCTGTTGATCAAGAAGCGGGAAAGTGCCCCCAAGGGCACGATGAAGCTGCTGGATGATGCGTCCGAAGCGTTGCATTATAACCGCGACCTGCTGCAAACGGCGCTCAATCATGTGCGTCAGGGCATCGCCGTGTTTGACGCGGACTTGCGGCTCACTCTCTGGAACCGCCCGTTCCGTGACCTGTTGCGTATCCCTGCCGATTTCGGGCAGGTTGGCACGCCGCTTTCCTCGGTCTTGAGCCATATTGCGGCACGGGGCGATCTGGGCGAAGGCTCGGTGGAAGACCTTGTCAGCCATCGTCTTGATCTGATCGTTGTGCAGCAAGCCCCCTATCAGGAAAGCATGGCAAGCTCGGGTCTGACGCTGGATATTCGGGCCAATTCCATGCCCGATGGCGGTATCGTCATCACCTTCACCGATGTTTCCGAGCGAGTGCGCGCCGAGCGGGCGCTGGAAGCGGCCAATGAATCCCTTGAACGGCGGGTAAAGGATCGCACCCGCGAGCTGATGCATCTGAACGATGCCCTGCGCAGCGCCAAACAGGCCGCAGAAGAAGCCAGCGTCTCCAAGACCCGCTTCCTTGCCGCAGCCGGGCACGACATCATGCAGCCCATGAATGCGGCGCGCCTTTATACGACGGCGTTGGTCAATCGCCTTGAAGCACTCTCAAAAGCTGACGAAGACAATGCGGGACTGGCAGAGAGCGCCGTCATGTCCACCAATATCGATAGTTCGCTTGAGGCGGTGGAAGACATTCTGGCCGCCCTGCTCGACATCGCCCGGCTGGATTCTGGCGCCATGAAGCCACAGCTTTCAGCCTTCCCGATCGACGAGATGCTCGACCGGATGCGCATTGATTTCGAGCCATTGGCCCAGGAAAAGGGCCTCAAGCTCAGGATCGTGTCTTGCGGGCTGCATGTGCGCTCCGACAAGCATCTGCTGCGGCGGCTTTTGCAGAATCTCATTTCCAACGCCATCAAATATACCCCCAAAGGCACGGTTTTGGTGGGCTGCCGACGCCTTGACAGCGCCATTGAAGTGCAGGTGCATGATACCGGTGTTGGCATTCCGCCCGAACAGCAGGAAGAGATCTTCCTTGAATTCCAGCGGCTCGACGAAGGCGCGCGGATCGCCAGCGGGCTAGGGCTCGGCCTCTCCATCGTTGATCGCATTTCCAAGGTGCTGGATCACCCGATCCGGCTGATGTCAACGCCGGGGCAAGGCTCTGCCTTTGCCATCAAGCTGCCCGCCTTCCGCCTGCTCCATAGCGCCAGCCGCGCAGAGGCACCGCGTTCCATGGCCAACCAGCCGCTCAGTGATCTCCGCATTTTGTGCGTGGATAACGAGCCGGTCATTCAGGATGGCATGAAGGTGATGCTGGAAGGCTGGGGATGTGATGTCATGATCGCCTCGTCTCTAGAAGAGGCGGAAAAGGTGCTTGAGGAAAGCGAGAAGGTGCCGGACGGCATTCTCATCGACTATCATCTTGATGAAATGCTCGGCACTGAGGCCTGCGAAAAGCTGCGCGCCAAATTCGGGCAGGAGATTGCGGCCAGCCTGATCACGGCGGACCGCACAACCGAGGTGCGCGATGAGGCCAAATCCAAGGACATGGCCATTCTCAACAAGCCGGTCAAACCGGCCCAGCTGCGTGCCCTGCTCAATACCTGGAACATGACCGCCATACGAAAACGCGGGCAGTAA
- the hemN gene encoding oxygen-independent coproporphyrinogen III oxidase, which translates to MTNVTLKYATRSVPRYTSYPTAPHFSNAVGVGAYEQWLKAVDPQTPISLYLHVPFCDSMCHYCGCYTKVTKQEKPLRDYTDHLVKEVALVASKLPANQPVSHIHWGGGTPSILPHDCFLKVVNAVRSHFSFIDDMEHAIELDPRTVTPELAETLRQAGITRASLGVQDFDLKVQETVGRVQPYEQVKASVEALRAVGIEKINLDLMYGLPFQTLETVREAVALTVSLDPSRLALFGYAHVPWMKKHQRLIPEDKLPNAEERIALFDAATHALEQNGYEKIGLDHFAKADDPLAVAARAGTMRRNFQGYTTDEAEILIGIGASSIGKMPQGYIQNSPDFGGWERAVDSGTLPIARGIELDQDDRARAAIIMSLMTAYEVDVAAVAEAFDVDLEPLRACYLHLEELEADGIAERKGDIVRVTQTGRPLVRLVAAVFDAYLQTGKARHSVAV; encoded by the coding sequence ATGACCAATGTGACCTTGAAATATGCAACGCGCTCTGTGCCGCGTTATACCTCCTACCCCACCGCACCGCATTTTTCCAATGCCGTGGGAGTCGGGGCCTACGAGCAATGGCTGAAGGCGGTTGATCCGCAAACGCCAATCTCGCTCTATCTGCATGTGCCTTTCTGCGATTCCATGTGCCACTATTGTGGCTGCTACACCAAGGTGACCAAGCAGGAAAAGCCGCTTCGGGACTATACAGACCATCTGGTGAAGGAGGTGGCGCTTGTGGCCAGCAAGCTGCCAGCCAACCAGCCCGTCAGCCATATTCACTGGGGTGGCGGCACACCATCCATCTTGCCGCACGATTGTTTTCTCAAGGTCGTGAATGCGGTCCGATCACATTTCAGCTTCATCGACGATATGGAGCATGCCATTGAGCTAGACCCACGCACGGTAACGCCAGAGCTGGCAGAAACCTTGCGACAGGCGGGCATTACGCGCGCCAGCCTCGGTGTGCAGGATTTTGATCTCAAGGTGCAAGAAACGGTCGGACGCGTGCAGCCCTATGAGCAGGTCAAGGCATCGGTGGAGGCTTTGCGAGCTGTCGGTATCGAGAAGATCAACCTTGATCTGATGTATGGACTGCCCTTCCAGACGCTGGAGACCGTCCGCGAGGCGGTCGCGTTGACTGTGAGCCTTGATCCCTCCCGTCTGGCACTATTTGGCTATGCCCATGTGCCATGGATGAAAAAGCATCAGCGCCTCATTCCGGAAGACAAGCTGCCCAATGCAGAAGAACGCATTGCGCTGTTTGACGCGGCAACCCATGCGCTGGAGCAAAATGGCTATGAAAAGATCGGACTGGATCATTTCGCCAAGGCTGATGACCCGTTGGCCGTGGCGGCCCGGGCAGGCACCATGCGCCGGAATTTTCAAGGCTATACCACCGATGAAGCCGAAATCCTGATCGGCATTGGCGCTTCTTCCATCGGCAAGATGCCGCAAGGCTATATCCAGAACAGCCCGGACTTCGGCGGCTGGGAGCGGGCTGTTGATTCAGGCACCCTGCCCATCGCACGCGGCATTGAACTGGATCAGGATGACCGGGCACGCGCCGCGATCATCATGAGTCTGATGACCGCCTATGAGGTCGATGTGGCTGCCGTGGCCGAAGCGTTTGATGTCGATCTAGAGCCTTTGCGCGCCTGTTATCTGCATCTGGAAGAGTTGGAAGCAGATGGCATTGCCGAGCGCAAAGGTGACATTGTGCGCGTAACCCAAACGGGCCGCCCGCTTGTGCGGTTGGTGGCAGCTGTCTTCGATGCCTATTTGCAGACCGGCAAGGCAAGACATTCTGTCGCTGTGTAA
- a CDS encoding alpha/beta hydrolase, which translates to MRPLKSLSINHEPRTLCAISMPRYVAIVFATLLLAACSTPTGVKFTPSPTDVQSIEPVLVATSRSPTQDADYSGDRDSKLHLASYQVSIPKTHKVGQIEWPRNKPDPKRHFAVASVDTFDTPKAYQARLGKMAAEASAKHGNGPRSAALFVHGYNTDFSESLYRAAQLRHDFDLAMPLTLFSWPSAGEAGLYIYDRDSVKTSRDQLASVIKLMASSQLDDIVLIAHSLGSELLMETLRQIALANHGALPSKIHSIILISPDLDIDVFNAQLSAIKVLPREFAIFASQKDKALQLSSFLAGDRNRVGNNIDETKIRREGIAVIDVSEFTGGDGMNHMTAVTSPSLVALLKGMTASNQQVFLNAPGQTQTFSDVVVDTATLPLTLVVKTTSAILNQ; encoded by the coding sequence GTGAGACCTCTGAAATCTCTGAGCATCAACCATGAGCCCCGGACGCTGTGCGCTATCAGCATGCCGCGCTATGTGGCCATTGTTTTCGCTACACTGCTTCTTGCGGCCTGTTCCACGCCCACGGGCGTCAAATTCACGCCATCGCCTACGGATGTCCAGAGCATCGAACCGGTTCTGGTTGCAACCAGCCGTTCTCCCACGCAGGATGCGGACTATAGTGGCGATCGAGATAGCAAGCTACATCTGGCTTCCTATCAGGTATCCATTCCCAAGACCCACAAGGTGGGACAGATAGAATGGCCACGCAACAAGCCAGATCCCAAGCGCCATTTTGCTGTCGCTTCAGTCGATACTTTTGATACTCCAAAAGCCTATCAGGCCCGACTTGGGAAAATGGCTGCTGAGGCCAGCGCCAAACACGGAAATGGACCGCGTTCGGCAGCCCTGTTCGTGCATGGCTACAATACCGATTTCTCCGAAAGCCTCTATCGCGCCGCGCAATTGCGCCATGATTTCGATCTGGCCATGCCGCTGACGCTGTTTAGCTGGCCTTCGGCTGGCGAAGCGGGCCTTTATATTTATGATCGAGACAGCGTGAAAACCTCACGCGATCAACTGGCCTCAGTGATCAAATTAATGGCTTCCTCGCAGCTTGATGACATCGTCTTAATTGCCCATTCTCTCGGCTCGGAATTGCTGATGGAGACCCTGCGGCAGATTGCCCTGGCCAATCATGGCGCCCTGCCCTCCAAGATCCATTCCATCATTCTGATCTCGCCGGATCTGGATATCGATGTGTTCAATGCGCAGTTAAGCGCCATCAAGGTGCTGCCGAGAGAATTTGCCATTTTTGCCTCGCAGAAAGACAAAGCCCTGCAACTCTCCAGTTTCCTCGCTGGCGACCGGAATCGGGTGGGCAACAACATCGATGAAACCAAGATCCGCCGGGAAGGCATCGCAGTGATCGATGTGTCCGAATTTACCGGTGGAGACGGAATGAACCATATGACGGCGGTCACCTCGCCCAGCCTTGTCGCACTGCTCAAGGGTATGACGGCAAGCAACCAGCAGGTGTTCCTCAACGCGCCGGGGCAAACCCAGACCTTCTCCGATGTCGTCGTCGATACAGCCACCTTGCCATTGACCCTTGTGGTTAAAACCACAAGCGCCATCTTGAACCAATAA
- a CDS encoding helix-turn-helix domain-containing protein, translating to MPEERIVRMPKAEFETGAARCRSNFPIESEFKGIMSSDQSRHKTFPAHGVVFFEGDPANNIYEVADGSVMLYKLLPDGRRQVVEILGPGDLFGVPAGEVYDTSAETLTETLVHMISRKDAEGSDEIQQHMKKCLISQVQNLHDHAVLLGRKSAHERVASFLMRFVPDRGGFACSGPQSESEDESVVTLYMTRQEIADYLGLTIETVSRVLSDMKRRKVITMEKQDRIRVMNVCGLCHLTGKF from the coding sequence ATGCCGGAAGAACGAATTGTCAGAATGCCAAAAGCCGAGTTTGAAACCGGTGCGGCGCGTTGTCGATCCAACTTCCCCATCGAATCTGAATTTAAAGGCATTATGTCAAGCGATCAGAGCCGACACAAAACCTTCCCCGCACATGGTGTTGTCTTCTTTGAAGGCGACCCTGCTAACAACATCTATGAAGTCGCGGACGGCTCAGTGATGCTTTATAAGCTCCTGCCAGACGGTCGCAGACAGGTTGTTGAAATTCTCGGTCCCGGTGACCTGTTTGGTGTTCCCGCTGGTGAAGTTTATGATACTTCAGCGGAAACTCTCACAGAAACCCTCGTACACATGATCTCGCGCAAGGATGCCGAAGGATCTGATGAAATCCAGCAGCATATGAAGAAATGCCTGATTTCCCAGGTTCAGAATCTGCATGATCATGCCGTTCTGCTTGGCCGGAAATCAGCCCATGAACGCGTTGCGTCCTTCCTCATGCGTTTTGTTCCCGACCGTGGCGGCTTTGCATGCTCCGGTCCGCAGTCCGAAAGCGAAGACGAGTCTGTGGTCACCTTATATATGACCCGCCAGGAAATCGCCGACTATCTGGGTTTGACCATTGAGACCGTAAGCCGCGTTCTTTCAGACATGAAGAGACGTAAGGTCATCACGATGGAAAAACAGGATCGCATTCGCGTGATGAATGTGTGTGGCCTATGCCATCTGACTGGCAAATTCTAG
- a CDS encoding PAS domain S-box protein: MNGSVTINGPKRMQTRAYDGPERPFRPIGELDSRLTSLLDVAADSVCLIDEQSRILLFNKASEVMFGYSADEVIGKSVDILMPEQYAQHHDGWVGRYLRTGEHSIIGIGREVVGRHKDGSTFPFDLSVGVAETEDGKQFIGVMRDLRGRKQAEEHLRNLQTELNQLTRINAMDEMGATVAHELNQPLTAIILYLQAIERKLQSYDEQKPCSREEIDKLVDICGRCVREAQRSSSLLQRIRSIIEKKEPERSACDIVDIIRKSHELALVGFAATDVQVDLVAPDDVPVVWVDPVQIEQIFLNLLRNAFQALHDIENKAITITLSLEKTSDSEEKERLVVRFKDNGPGVPETHRSNLFKAFDSERRNGMGLGLAIARSIAQSHGGSLELAPFDDKQPGACFVLTLPIASRSSARTSPQAGNAEEPSGNHQQSSAAP, from the coding sequence ATGAACGGATCTGTGACCATCAATGGCCCCAAACGGATGCAAACGCGAGCCTATGACGGGCCAGAGCGTCCATTCCGACCGATCGGCGAACTTGATTCGCGCCTCACATCCTTGCTGGATGTGGCGGCTGATTCGGTGTGCCTCATTGACGAGCAGTCCCGCATTCTTCTGTTTAACAAGGCTTCCGAAGTCATGTTTGGGTATAGCGCGGATGAGGTGATTGGAAAATCCGTTGATATCCTGATGCCAGAGCAATATGCCCAGCATCATGATGGCTGGGTCGGCCGCTATTTGCGCACGGGCGAGCATTCGATCATTGGCATCGGGCGCGAAGTCGTCGGTCGTCACAAGGACGGATCAACATTTCCGTTTGATCTCTCCGTTGGTGTTGCCGAAACCGAAGATGGCAAACAATTTATCGGCGTGATGCGCGATTTGCGTGGGCGCAAGCAGGCTGAAGAGCATTTGCGCAATCTTCAGACCGAGCTCAATCAGCTTACGCGGATCAACGCGATGGACGAGATGGGTGCAACCGTAGCCCATGAGCTCAACCAGCCGCTGACCGCGATCATCCTCTATTTGCAGGCCATCGAGCGCAAGCTGCAATCCTATGATGAGCAGAAGCCTTGCAGCCGCGAAGAAATCGATAAACTCGTTGATATTTGCGGCCGGTGCGTGCGCGAAGCCCAGCGTTCATCTTCTCTGCTTCAGCGTATTCGTTCCATCATCGAAAAGAAGGAACCGGAGCGCAGCGCTTGCGATATCGTGGATATCATCCGAAAATCCCACGAACTGGCGCTGGTCGGGTTCGCAGCAACGGATGTGCAGGTGGACCTCGTCGCCCCTGATGATGTGCCGGTGGTCTGGGTCGATCCGGTTCAGATCGAGCAGATTTTCCTCAATCTTCTGCGCAATGCCTTTCAGGCGCTGCACGACATTGAGAATAAGGCGATCACGATCACCCTATCCCTTGAGAAGACCTCTGATTCCGAGGAAAAGGAACGGCTGGTCGTACGCTTCAAGGACAACGGCCCGGGTGTGCCGGAAACACACCGCAGCAATCTTTTTAAAGCCTTCGATTCGGAACGGCGCAATGGTATGGGCCTCGGCCTGGCGATTGCACGGTCCATCGCTCAGAGCCATGGCGGTAGCCTGGAGCTGGCACCCTTTGATGACAAGCAGCCGGGAGCCTGCTTTGTTTTGACCCTGCCCATCGCTTCCCGGTCTTCTGCACGAACTTCCCCGCAAGCTGGAAATGCAGAAGAACCCTCGGGCAATCACCAACAAAGTTCAGCGGCCCCTTAA
- a CDS encoding response regulator, translating to MTTDLHPSIHIVDDDPAVRDALSVLFELEGYHVETFSNGEDFLANLRDSIPSIILLDVHMPGRSGMEVLEELAARHISAPVMIISGQGDIQMAVAAIKQGAHDFIEKPFDGTQVVDRIEKILETANKAPDPGQSALTNWSFPRAETLTPRERDVLLQITQGASNKEAGQHLAISPRTIEVHRARIMEKLKARNTADLVRIVLTGH from the coding sequence ATGACAACTGACTTACATCCTTCTATCCATATTGTTGATGACGATCCCGCAGTGAGGGACGCTTTGTCGGTTCTGTTTGAACTGGAAGGGTATCACGTCGAGACATTCTCGAATGGTGAGGATTTTCTTGCGAACCTGCGCGATTCCATCCCGTCGATCATTCTGCTCGATGTCCATATGCCGGGCCGTTCCGGCATGGAAGTGCTCGAAGAGCTGGCCGCCCGTCATATCTCTGCTCCGGTCATGATCATTTCCGGTCAGGGCGACATCCAGATGGCTGTTGCAGCCATTAAGCAGGGCGCGCATGACTTTATCGAAAAGCCCTTTGATGGCACGCAGGTTGTTGACCGTATCGAGAAAATTTTGGAAACCGCGAACAAGGCGCCGGACCCGGGTCAGTCGGCGCTAACCAACTGGAGTTTCCCGCGTGCAGAAACCTTGACGCCGCGTGAACGTGATGTATTGTTACAGATAACGCAAGGGGCTTCCAACAAGGAAGCTGGCCAGCATCTCGCGATTTCGCCCCGCACAATTGAAGTGCATCGGGCGCGCATCATGGAAAAACTGAAAGCACGCAATACGGCAGACCTCGTTCGTATTGTATTGACCGGCCATTGA
- a CDS encoding response regulator transcription factor translates to MKFDLYWVAIIPFSRWGGPKVQQASLNIIIADDHPLFRGALRQTLETIFDQIAIHEAGTLEAVGEKLEQFEDMDLVLLDLSMPGVRGFSGLLYLRAQYPAIPVVIVSASEDVPTIRRCMEFGASGFIPKSLPIDDIAQGIRAVLNGETWVPESIDLSAPYSDEITDLVERLNTLTPQQVRVLMMLSEGLLNKQIAYELSVSEATVKAHVSAILQKLNVDSRTQAVIAAAKIEAGQWQAIGAKS, encoded by the coding sequence ATGAAATTTGACCTTTATTGGGTTGCCATCATTCCGTTCAGTCGCTGGGGAGGACCGAAAGTGCAACAGGCTTCGCTTAACATCATTATCGCGGACGATCATCCTTTGTTTCGTGGGGCGCTACGCCAGACACTGGAAACAATTTTCGATCAGATAGCCATCCATGAAGCCGGAACGCTGGAAGCGGTAGGCGAGAAGCTCGAACAATTCGAAGACATGGACCTTGTGCTCCTGGATCTATCCATGCCGGGGGTACGCGGATTTTCCGGACTACTCTATTTGAGAGCGCAATATCCGGCTATTCCGGTTGTTATTGTCTCTGCCAGTGAGGATGTGCCGACCATTCGCCGCTGCATGGAGTTCGGCGCGTCGGGTTTCATTCCTAAATCTTTGCCGATTGACGACATCGCACAAGGCATCCGCGCCGTTCTGAACGGTGAAACCTGGGTTCCTGAAAGCATCGATCTCAGCGCTCCTTATAGCGATGAAATCACCGATCTTGTTGAACGCCTCAATACTTTGACGCCACAACAGGTTCGCGTTTTGATGATGCTCTCCGAAGGGCTTCTGAACAAGCAGATCGCCTATGAGCTTTCCGTTTCCGAAGCCACCGTCAAGGCGCACGTTTCGGCCATCCTGCAAAAACTCAATGTAGACAGCCGCACGCAGGCCGTGATTGCAGCCGCCAAGATCGAAGCCGGTCAGTGGCAGGCCATAGGGGCCAAAAGCTAA
- a CDS encoding pyridoxal phosphate-dependent aminotransferase yields MTDPKPTPSSSPANTDLLAHISPEARKAPNSGIIGIKSYAAGREDVIPLWIGEGALPTPEFICKAAEDALKAGETFYTYDNGIPELREAIARYHERLYGRPFDSNRFSVTGSGMQAIQLAVRLVMSAGEEIIVPSPAWPNIGSAVLVAGGKPVDLPLHFHPEGWKLDIDELFDACTDKTRALFINTPNNPTGWVATFDELKAILDFARERDIWIIADEIYTRFYFGDDRETAPSFYEIAEEDDKILYVNSMSKNWAMTGWRVGWLAAPVSLIPTIGNLTQCSTSGVAPFMQKAAAVALNDGELFIAEQIERARSGREKLLAAFEGHNAIRFAPPMGSFYFFFGLEGEADASIITKRLVDEANVGLAPGFAFGQSGSAFMRLCFATNPDKLDQAIYRLNQWLSR; encoded by the coding sequence ATGACCGATCCTAAGCCGACACCGTCTTCCTCCCCCGCAAACACCGACTTGTTGGCTCATATTAGCCCGGAAGCCCGCAAAGCTCCGAACAGTGGCATTATCGGCATCAAGTCTTATGCAGCAGGTCGGGAGGATGTCATTCCTCTTTGGATCGGAGAGGGGGCTCTGCCGACACCGGAATTCATATGCAAGGCAGCTGAAGATGCGCTGAAGGCCGGGGAGACCTTTTACACTTATGACAATGGCATCCCCGAACTGCGCGAAGCCATCGCGCGCTATCATGAGCGCCTCTATGGGCGTCCCTTCGATTCCAACCGTTTTTCGGTTACCGGTTCGGGCATGCAGGCAATCCAGCTGGCCGTGCGTCTGGTCATGAGTGCGGGGGAGGAGATCATTGTCCCGTCTCCGGCCTGGCCGAATATCGGCTCTGCGGTGCTCGTCGCGGGTGGCAAGCCCGTTGATCTGCCGCTTCACTTTCACCCCGAAGGCTGGAAGCTGGACATTGACGAGCTGTTTGACGCCTGCACAGACAAGACTCGGGCCCTTTTTATCAACACCCCGAACAACCCGACGGGCTGGGTGGCGACGTTTGATGAGTTGAAGGCGATCCTTGATTTCGCCCGTGAACGTGACATCTGGATTATCGCTGACGAAATCTACACCCGCTTCTATTTCGGCGACGATCGCGAAACCGCGCCCTCTTTTTATGAAATAGCAGAAGAGGACGACAAGATCCTTTATGTGAACAGCATGTCGAAAAACTGGGCCATGACCGGCTGGCGCGTTGGTTGGCTGGCGGCGCCAGTTTCCCTCATTCCCACCATCGGTAACCTCACACAATGCTCCACGTCTGGCGTAGCGCCTTTCATGCAGAAGGCCGCTGCCGTTGCGCTCAATGATGGTGAATTGTTCATTGCAGAGCAAATCGAGCGTGCCCGTTCAGGCCGCGAGAAGCTGCTTGCAGCGTTTGAGGGACACAATGCCATTCGCTTCGCGCCGCCCATGGGCAGTTTTTACTTCTTTTTCGGGCTGGAAGGTGAGGCCGATGCATCCATCATCACAAAACGCCTGGTTGATGAAGCAAATGTTGGTTTGGCGCCCGGGTTTGCGTTTGGTCAAAGCGGGTCCGCATTTATGCGACTATGTTTCGCGACAAACCCGGACAAATTGGATCAGGCAATTTACAGACTGAACCAATGGCTAAGCCGGTGA